In the genome of Leishmania infantum JPCM5 genome chromosome 27, one region contains:
- the putative ABCA8 gene encoding ATP-binding cassette protein subfamily A, member 8, whose amino-acid sequence MPGAGPLVPSPNSTTTTQNPLLLFASPGALPGLSFSRNNSEAFGEGQLFTPAVGGEYSPMSGGGSAFLRSDDRMIRGTALRTGEMRATTLEAGNHASPSAAENDVNDGSCVEMTAEQIPLAQADDQYDVLHRRSASANSPARCRPRAGCCQQLGHTILRVLILMKREWCSTLCEFLIPILFVFGSVMLWAVFGTAQNSAGVYYSSTGPEKVSAMTDKISSSLCYNASLASGIAGLTPCLEGQKYYCPHGRGIPTGFCYDPPLKNVVAQLLGALPLTTSPMLPLDTLIACQWVGMDQSIRASTPFSYGGLLYFAPRTPEVESLVSYMRAQSKLFDNAYGGTFATAADATSHILSLTHDDPPTWGVVELDSYTADTFNVKIMVNSSALPATSDSILSGYLGGLDMSTNSPYIFSGYTTLQTLVYNHYTTSVLGKPATKPLTYTAMPTKAYNTSSFLLTGASLAPLILVLGFLYPVSQLTKRIVVEKELRIREAMLIMGLSEWTMYLAWLVVYGVWYTVVSIIITVLLRLTYLPESSPGYVFFMFLLFSWSTIALSGAIAAVFSKARLAAIIAPLIYFAMAIPLFAMERASGGAKMGIMILGPSAFAVGFALLFEHEVNGGAGVGALAYFRDEPKLIVVFVLLFVDIFVYLLLMMYFDRVVPKEWGTTKNPLFFVIDPVRWCFCRRRAGDADNDGDVPGDGRAEDGVFEAVDPAVEEAAAVRIRGLRKTFRRGGKAFAAVDDLCWSLNEGEISVLLGHNGAGKSTTMNLMTGMLEADGGDCYVYGHSVRHELSAVRQEIGLCPQHNILWPQLTVREHLDYYAAIKGLRGSEKEDAIRRLLAAVDLEDKEHYMSKALSGGQKRKLSVAVAFVGGSRLVILDEPTAGMDVGARRHTWSLLKEMAKWHTILLTTHFMDEADLLGDTVAIMSKGRLQCAGSNMFLKSKLGVGFVLTMSVVSHARRGPIEQMVQTLVPAAEAIGSGAGEVAYRLPMASKPMFPDLLCAVEEGIPGLGINAYSLSATTLEEVFIKIAEGPDAERDADALAAKEKAEATAAVWNVEMEKGRWARRRLQFRAMMVKRLWNALRDRRTQFFQIVCPVACVLLAMLLTLVRLFSTPTIVLSSDVYGTAVDIPLANCEGVLDVTTPFSTKAHMDIWTDVPDASAFSTKLNRTYQTHAKERYGGVSCAAAGSGELYHSVFYNTSALHEVAIETANVFAAHLRVATGRDNVSVTTAVASLPKTSQQRAVESSLYAMMIAVIIMIPFTFIPSTFVGWIVRERECKARHLQNVSGLSFYIYWLSNFLFDLCSYIVTMCLVIVVFLAFGRDEYVAVNNIGATFVVFLLYGVSGILMAYALSFAFDNHSTAQNVVMLVNFIVGFLLVLAVSALSLKESTRNLAKVLRWIFRIVPSYCVGEAINNLASLKVTRAFGIDTSTWDMDVVGWVCVYMAIEIPVFLFITLFIDHPGRRQRSQRLFHNPDGAAEVIEDEDEDVAAERRAVLEGGEREGDLVRVLNLRKEYPNGKVAVRNIALGVRPGEVFGFLGTNGAGKTTTISILCQEFYPTSGRAYVCGNDIVTESSEALRCIGYCPQFDACLDLLTVEEHLYLYAGVRGISSRACDRVVRGLMKLCGLTEYRRTKSHELSGGNRRKLSVAVSLIGGPRVVFFDEPSAGMDPVARRGLWNAIETVADNCSVVLTTHHLEEVEALAHRVAIMVDGTLRCIGDKTHLKQKYGTGFEVAVRVADESPEVMAGVELFFEEEFPSSKLTEVRAGRFTYQLPSTVRLSSVFTALEQQKEKLQICDYSVSQTSIEQVFMRISEKAELEHEEEHRQRMESKKSCCVCCCGGLPR is encoded by the coding sequence ATGCCTGGGGCTGGCCCGCTTGTACCCTCTCCTAActccacgacgacgacgcagaaCCCCCTGCTTTTATTCGCCTCGCCAGGCGCACTGCCAGGATTGAGCTTTTCCCGAAACAACTCCGAGGCCTTTGGCGAGGGCCAGCTCTTTACTCCTGCGGTGGGAGGCGAGTACTCTCCGATGAGTGGCGGAGGCTCAGCTTTTCTCAGATCTGACGACCGCATGATACGAGGCACTGCGCTGCGAACGGGAGAGATGCGAGCGACTACGCTGGAAGCCGGCAACCACGCCTCTCCGTCCGCCGCCGAAAACGACGTGAACGACGGCAGCTGTGTCGAGATGACGGCCGAGCAGATCCCACTGGCCCAAGCCGATGACCAATACGATGTCCTCCACCGCAGGTCGGCATCTGCCAATAGCCCAGCGCGATGTCGCCCTCGGGCGGGATGCTGCCAGCAACTCGGGCACACCATCCTGCGCGTGTTGATCCTGATGAAGCGAGAGTGGTGCTCGACGCTGTGCGAGTTCTTGATTCCCatccttttcgttttcggcTCCGTCATGCTGTGGGCCGTCTTTGGCACGGCACAGAATTCCGCGGGTGTCTACTACTCTTCCACAGGACCGGAGAAGGTATCCGCAATGACCGATAAAATCAGCAGCTCCCTGTGCTACAACGCGTCCTTGGCgagcggcatcgccggcttaACGCCGTGTCTGGAGGGACAAAAGTATTATTGTCCCCACGGCCGCGGCATCCCGACTGGCTTCTGCTACGACCCGCCTCTCAAAAACGTGGTAGCAcagctcctcggcgctcTGCCACTCACGACATCGCCAATGCTCCCCCTGGACACACTCATCGCGTGCCAGTGGGTGGGGATGGATCAGTCGATTCGAGCATCAACGCCGTTCTCCTACGGCGGCCTGCTGTACTTTGCGCCGCGAACGCCGGAGGTGGAGTCGCTGGTGTCGTACATGCGGGCCCAGTCCAAGCTGTTCGACAACGCGTACGGCGGCACATttgcgacggcagcggacgCTACGTCACACATACTGTCGTTGACGCACGACGACCCGCCGACGTGGGGCGTTGTGGAGCTGGACAGCTACACGGCCGACACGTTCAACGTGAAGATCATGGTCAACTCATCGGCCTTGCCAGCGACGTCGGACAGCATTCTCAGCGGGTACCTTGGCGGGCTGGACATGTCGACCAACTCGCCGTACATCTTCTCGGGCTACACGACGCTGCAGACGCTCGTGTACAATCACTACACCACGAGTGTGCTCGGCAAGCCGGCGACGAAGCCGCTGACCTACACCGCCATGCCCACGAAGGCATACAATACCAGCTCCTTTTTGTTGACTGGTGCCTCCCTGGCGCCGCTGATTTTGGTGCTTGGGTTCCTGTATCCTGTTTCGCAGCTGACGAAGCGGATTgtggtggagaaggagctgcgcatTCGGGAGGCCATGCTCATCATGGGTCTCTCTGAGTGGACCATGTACCTTGCGTGGCTCGTGGTGTACGGCGTGTGGTACACTGTGGTGTCCATTATCATCACGGTCCTCCTGCGCTTGACATACTTGCCCGAAAGCAGCCCCGGGTACGTCTTCTTCATGTTCTTGCTCTTCTCTTGGTCCACCATCGCACTGTCCGGCGCGATTGCGGCTGTGTTCAGCAAGGCCCGGCTGGCGGCCATCATCGCGCCTCTCATCTACTTCGCGATGGCGATACCGCTCTTTGCGATGGAAAGAGCCAGCGGGGGCGCCAAGATGGGCATCATGATCCTGGGCCCGAGCGCTTTTGCTGTCGGCTTCGCTCTGCTCTTTGAGCACGAGGTGaatggcggcgccggagtCGGTGCGCTGGCATACTTCCGCGACGAGCCGAAACTGATCGTTGTGTTTGTGCTCCTCTTTGTGGACATCTTTGTGTACCTGCTGCTGATGATGTACTTCGACCGCGTGGTCCCGAAGGAGTGGGGGACGACGAAGAACCCGCTGTTCTTCGTCATCGACCCCGTGCGGTGGTGCttctgccgacgccgcgcgggcgacgccgacaacgacggcgacgtccCGGGGGACGGGCGCGCGGAAGACGGCGTGTTCGAGGCGGTGGACCctgcggtggaggaggctgcggcggtgcggaTCCGCGGGCTGCGCAAGACGTtcaggcgcggcggcaaggcgTTTGCTGCGGTGGACGACCTGTGCTGGTCGCTGAACGAGGGCGAGATCTCTGTGCTGCTGGGCCACAACGGCGCGGGCAAGTCGACGACGATGAACCTGATGACCGGGATGCTGGaagctgacggcggcgactgcTACGTGTACGGGCACTCCGTGCGGCACGAGCTGAGCGCTGTGCGGCAGGAGATCGGGCTGTGTCCGCAGCACAACATCCTGTGGCCACAGCTGACGGTGCGGGAGCACCTGGACTACTACGCTGCCATCAAGGGGCTGAGGGGGTCTGAGAAGGAGGATGCGATCCGGCGGCTGCTTGCCGCGGTGGACCTGGAGGACAAGGAGCACTACATGTCGAAGGCGCTGTCTGGCGGGCAGAAGCGGAAGCTGTCGGTTGCCGTTGCGTTTGTTGGCGGCAGCCGGCTCGTGATCCTGGACGAGCCGACGGCCGGGATGGACGTtggcgcgcggcggcacacgtGGTCGCTGCTGAAGGAGATGGCGAAGTGGCACACGATTCTGCTGACGACGCACTTcatggacgaggcggacCTGCTCGGCGACACGGTTGCGATCATGAGCAAGGGGCGACTGCAGTGCGCGGGGTCGAACATGTTCCTGAAGTCGAAGCTTGGCGTTGGGTTCGTGCTGACGATGTCTGTCGTgtcgcacgcgcggcgcggACCGATCGAGCAGATGGTGCAGACGCTCGTGCCTGCGGCGGAGGCTattggcagcggcgcgggcgaAGTCGCGTACCGGCTGCCGATGGCGTCGAAGCCTATGTTCCCCGACCTGCTTTgcgctgtggaggagggcatcCCCGGCCTTGGGATCAACGCGTACTCGctgtcggcgacgacgctggaggaggtaTTCATCAAGATCGCGGAGGGCCCGGACGCGGAGCGCGACGCGGATGCGCTTgcggcgaaggagaaggcggaggcgacggctgCTGTGTGGAACgtggagatggagaaggggcggtgggcgcggcggcggctgcagttCCGCGCGATGATGGTGAAGCGGCTGTGgaacgcgctgcgcgaccgGCGCACGCAGTTCTTCCAGATCGTATGCCccgtcgcgtgcgtgctgcttgcgatgctgctgacgctggtGAGGCTGTTCAGCACGCCGACGATCGTGCTGAGCAGCGACGTGTACGGGACGGCGGTGGACATCCCGCTTGCAAACTGCGAGGGCGTGCTGGACGTGACGACGCCGTTCTCGACGAAGGCGCACATGGATATCTGGACGGACGTGCCGGACGCCTCTGCGTTCTCGACGAAGCTGAACAGGACGTACCAGACGCACGCGAAGGAGCGCTACGGCGGCGTctcgtgcgcggctgcgggcaGCGGGGAGCTGTACCACAGCGTCTTCTACAACACGTCGGCTTTGCATGAGGTCGCCATCGAGACAGCGAATGTCTTCGCTGCCCATCTTCGTGTGGCAACTGGCCGAGATAACGTGAGTGTTACCACCGCTGTGGCATCACTCCCCAAAacatcgcagcagcgggcggtGGAGTCATCTCTGTACGCGATGATGATTGCCGTGATCATCATGATCCCGTTCACCTTCATTCCTTCGACCTTTGTGGGCTGGATTGTGAGGGAGCGCGAGTGCAAGGCGCGGCACCTGCAGAACGTCTCTGGCCTGAGCTTCTACATCTACTGGCTATCCAACTTCTTGTTTGACCTGTGCTCGTACATCGTCACGATGTGCCTCGTCATCGTTGTCTTCCTCGCTTTCGGCCGTGACGAGTACGTAGCCGTGAACAACATCGGCGCGACGTTTGTGGTGTTTCTGCTTTACGGCGTGTCGGGCATTCTCATGGCATACGCGCTCAGCTTCGCCTTCGACAATCATTCCACCGCGCAGAATGTTGTCATGCTTGTCAACTTCATTGTGGGCTTCCTGCTGGTACtggcggtgtcggcgctgTCGTTGAAAGAGTCGACGAGGAATTTGGCCAAAGTGCTCCGCTGGATCTTCCGCATTGTGCCGAGCTACTGCGTGGGCGAGGCAATCAATAACCTCGCGTCGCTCAAGGTGACCCGCGCGTTCGGCATCGACACCAGCACATGGGACATGGACGTTgtggggtgggtgtgcgtgtatatGGCGATCGAGATCCCGGTGTTCCTGTTCATCACGCTGTTCATCGACCACCccgggcggcggcagcgcagccagcGACTGTTCCACAACCCGGACGGTGCTGCGGAGGTGatcgaggacgaggacgaggacgtcgcggcggagcggcgcgctgtgctggagggcggcgagcgcgagggcgaccttgtgcgcgtgctgaaCCTTCGGAAGGAGTACCCGAACGGGAAGGTTGCTGTGCGGAACATCGCGCTGGGTGTGAGGCCCGGGGAGGTGTTTGGGTTCCTGGGGACGAACGGCGCGggcaagacgacgacgatctCGATCCTATGCCAGGAGTTCTACCCGACGAGCGGGCGAGCCTACGTGTGCGGGAACGACATTGTAACGgagagcagcgaggcgctgcggtgcatcGGGTACTGCCCGCAGTTCGACGCGTGCCTGGACCTGCTGACGGTGGAGGAGCACCTGTACCTGTACGCCGGCGTGCGCGGGATCTCgtcgcgcgcgtgcgacCGCGTTGTACGTGGGCTGATGAAGCTGTGCGGGCTGACGGAGTACCGGCGCACGAAGTCGCACGAGCTGAGCGGCGGCAACCGGCGCAAGCTGTCTGTTGCTGTGTCGCTGATTGGCGGGCCACGCGTTGTGTTCTTCGACGAGCCGTCGGCCGGCATGGACCCCGTTGCGCGGCGCGGGCTGTGGAACGCGATCGAGACGGTGGCGGACAACTGCTCCGTTGTGCTGACGACGCACCacctggaggaggtggaggcacTTGCGCACCGCGTTGCGATCATGGTGGACGGGACGCTGCGGTGCATTGGCGACAAGACGCACCTGAAGCAGAAGTACGGGACGGGGttcgaggtggcggtgcgcgtggcggACGAGTCACCGGAGGTGATGGCTGGCGTGGAGCTGTTCTTCGAGGAGGAGTTCCCGTCGAGCAAGCtgacggaggtgcgcgcggggCGCTTCACGTACCAGCTGCCGAGCACTGTGCGCCTGTCGAGCGTGTTCActgcgctggagcagcagaaggagaagctgcagaTCTGCGACTACAGCGTGTCGCAGACGTCGATTGAGCAGGTGTTCATGCGCATCAGCGAGAAGGCGGAGCTTgagcacgaggaggagcaccggcagcgcatGGAGAGCAAGAAGTCGTGCTGCgtttgctgctgcggaggctTACCGCGCTGA